Part of the Corynebacterium canis genome is shown below.
CATCGACGGCATCGAACACAGATGTGGAGACGGGATTGCCGGAAAGGGCCTCGAAGGTGGCGGCTCCAACGAACTTCAGCGCGGTGGGCGTCGGCACCACGTGCACGCGGTGTCCTTGTTCAGTAAACAGCCGCACGAGGTGGCATGCCTTATACGCGGCTATGCCGCCAGACACGCCAACGACAATGTTTTTACTCACGAGGGTCAGGGTGTCCTAGCCCTCGGTGTGGTCCAGCAGCCGTTCATTGATCTCGCCCAGGGCGATGGTCAACGGCTTTGCACGCTTCTGCGGATTGATCAGCGGACCAACGAATTCGAACACGCCTTCGTCTGCCTGCTGGTAGTAGCTATTAATCTGGCGGGCGCGCTTCGCGGCGAAAATCACCAGAGCGTACTTGGAGGAGACTTTATCCAAAAGCTCGTCAATGGGCGGTTCGGTAATGCCGACTGGGGCATCGAAAACGTCCTGGTTGTTGGCAGTCACGTGAGTCACTTGCACCTTTTCAACAGTGTCTACAATGATGAATAAATTTACGAACCGAGCAGGATCGCACGAAGCTCCGCAACCGCTTGATCCATATCGTCGTTGACCACAATGTGGTCGAACTCGTCTTGCGCCGCCAATTCACCACGGGCGGTTTCCAGCCGGCGGGCAATAACGTCTTCAGATTCGGTACCACGGCCGGTAAGCCGCTGCACCAAAACCTCCCATGAAGGAGGGGCCAAAAACACGGAATGTGCCTCCGGCATTTCGCGGACAACGTTGCGGGCACCAACGAGGTCAACCTCAACGAGAACGGGTCGCCCCACCGCTAGGGCCTCGCGAACAGGTCCGGCTGGGGTGCCAGAGCGCTGCAACCCGCCGTGGATATCAGCCCATTCGAGCATTTCTCCACGATCAATCTTATCCTGAAACTCCTCGGTAGAAACGAAGAAGTAATCACGACCTTCCACCTCGCCGGGACGGGGCTTACGGGTGGTCATGGAGACGCTGAAATACAGCCCCGGGATTTCATCGCGCAACCGCGCGACAACCGTGGATTTTCCCACGGCGGAAGGGCCAACCAACACTACGAGGCGGCCCAACGAACTGGCTGCAGACAATACTTAGTCCTCGTCGCTAAAGCCGAAACGCTCCAGCAAAGCGCGGCGCTGACGATCACCTAGGCCACGGAGACGACGAGTCTGGGCGATTTCCAGCTCATCCATAATCTCCTTAGCCTTCACTTTGCCTACCTTCGGCATCGCCTCAAGCAATGCCGACACCTTAGTCTTACCGATGATTTCGTCGGTTTGAGCCTGGGCCAATACCTCCTTGAGGTTGGTGCCACCGCGCTTGAGCTTTTCCTTCAGCTCTGCACGTGCCTTGCGGGCCTCAGCGGCCTTCGCGAGGGCTTCCTTGCGCTGCTCGTCGGTCAACTTGGGAAGGGCCACGGGGTTCCTCCGATTCAAATAAACGGTCAATGTTCTTTCGGTAATGTCTACCAGATTTCGGCGGCCTACAGAACACCTGCAGACAACCGAGCCGGGATCAGCATAGCACTATCTCGGAAAAGTCAAAGGTGGGCATGCCGAAATCCCACGTCATTGAGGTCCAGATTACCAACTTTTCTCCGAGAATCTACCTGGGAAAACCCGGAAAGCTCGCGGCTTGTTCGGCAACGGATTTCCGCAGGTCAGCCACATGTGGGCCCGCCAACAAAATCCCGCGAGACATATTTGGGAAGACCAAATGTTCGATGCCTTGAGCGAGTTCGCTCACATCTTGGGCGGTGGCGCCCTGCGCTCCAACCCCAGGCATCAAGACGGGTCCACGAAGATGTTTCAGCTCGGGCGTGTCGGCAAGCGTAGCACCAACGACGACACCAATATTGCCCACACCACTATGACGGGCATTATCGCGAGCTGCAAAATCCACTATCTGTTGGCTAAGCGTTGTCCCGTCAACGTTCGTACAGTCCTGCACGGCACGCCCCTCCGGGTTGGAGGTTGCGGCCAATACAAACACTCCTCTGCCGGTGCGCTCAGCAAGAGTTAACGCCGGCTCCAGCGCGCCATAGCCCAGGTATGGGGAAACTGTGAGCGCATCAGAAACCAACGGGGAATCATCAGACAACCAGGCCGCTGCATAGGCGGCCATCGTGGAGCCAATATCGCCGCGTTTGGCATCCGCCACCACCAAGGCACCCTGTGCGCGCAGCGCGGCTATCGTACGCTCCAGCACCGCAAAACCTGCGGAACCGAAAGCCTCATAAAAGGCCACCTGCGGTTTCACCAGCGCTACGGTATCCCCAAACGCCTCCACACAGGCCCGCGAAAACTCCTCCAGGCCCGCAACGTTGACGGGTAAACCCCATTGCTGCAACAGTGCTGGGTGCGGGTCTATGCCCACGCAGAGGCGGCTGCGGGAGGCCGCGGCGTCGAGAAGCGCTTCGCCGAACGTCATGAGTAATCCAACTCCTGCAACGGGCAGACGGTGAGTTCGCCGGCGCGCAACGCCTCAATGCCCTGCACGGCCGCCGTCACCCCCTGCACAGTGGTCACCAGCGGAATACCCATGGTCACGGCGGCCGCACGGATGTCGTAACCATCGTGGCGAGCGCCCGAAGAACCCGCAGGTGTGTTCAAGATAAGGTCGACCTCGCCATTGTGAATACGGTCGACAATGGAAACGCCTTCCCCTTCCGCCTTGACGTCCGATTGCTTCAGCACGGTTTCACATGCGACGCCGTTCCGGCGCAACATCCCAGCCGTGCCCGACGTGGCCAACATGGTAAAGCCCAGGGACGCCAAACGCTGGATGGGGAAGATCAAGGTGCGCTTATCGCGATTGGCCACGGAAACGAACACAGTTCCGCTCGTGGGCAACGCGCCAAACGCGCCCGCCTCCGCCTTTGCATAGGCCGCGCCGAAATTATCGGCCAGGCCCATGACCTCGCCCGTTGACTTCATTTCTGGGCTCAGCAGCGAATCCAACATGGTGCCGTCGGGACGGCGGAAACGATGGAACGGAAGTACGGCTTCCTTGACGGCAATCGGGGCGTCGAGAGGCAGCGAACCGCCGTCGTAATCGGTGGGAATCATGCCCTCCGCGCGCAACTCCGCCAACGTCGCGCCCAGCATAATGCGGGAAGCCGCCTTGGCCAGCGGAGTGCCTGTCGCCTTCGACACAAACGGCACGGTACGAGACGCACGCGGGTTCGCCTCGATCACATACAGAATGTCGTCCTTCAGTGCGAACTGCACGTTCATCAGGCCGCGCACACCGATACCATGTGCGAGCGCCTCAGTGGACCGGCGGACCTTTTCAATATCCCCCGCGCCGAGCGTCATCGGGGGCAGGGCGCAGGCCGAGTCGCCGGAGTGAATACCGGCCTCCTCGATGTGCTCCATCACGCCCGCCAAATACACCTCGGTGCCGTCGCAGAGGGCGTCCACGTCGATCTCGATGGCGTTGTCTAGGAAGCGGTCTACAAGCACCGGGTGATCGCTGGTGATCTCGGTTGCACGTTCGATGTAATCGCGGAGCGAAGACTGGTCATAGACGATCTCCATGCCGCGGCCGCCGAGCACATAGGAGGGGCGAACCAACACCGGGTAGCCGATGCGCTCCGCCACCTGACGGGCCTCATCAAAGCTGGTGGCGGTGCCGAACGCGGGGGCGGGCAACTGGGCGGCGCGCAACACCTCGCCGAACTCGCCGCGATCCTCCGCAAGGTTGATGGCCTCCGGGCTGGTGCCCACCACCGGAACGCCCGCATCGCGCAAACGTTCGGCGAGACCGAGGGGCGTTTGACCGCCCAATTGGACGATCACGCCGGCGACGGTGCCGGACTGGGATTCGGCGTGGTACACCTCCATAACGTCCTCGAAGGTGAGCGGCTCAAAGTACAGGCGATCGGCCGTATCGTAGTCCGTGGACACGGTCTCCGGGTTGCAGTTCACCATTACCGTTTCAAAGCCCACCCGGGACAATTCGAGGGCGGCGTGGACGCACGAATAATCGAACTCAATGCCCTGGCCGATGCGGTTCGGGCCGGAGCCGAGGATGATCACCTTTTCCTTTTCGGTCTGCGGGGTGACCTCCGACTCCGCCGCCGGATCCAGCTCGTAAGCCGAGTAGTGGTACGGCGTCTTGGCCTCAAACTCCGCCGCGCAAGTATCCACCGTTTTAAACACGGGGCGGATGCCCAACGACCAGCGCAGGCGGCGCACCCCGTCCTCGCCTGCGAACTCGGGGCGCAACACGGCGATCTGGCGGTCCGACAGGCCGAAGAACTTCGCGCGGCGCAGCAATTGCTCGCTGAGCACGGGGGCTTCGACGAGTTCGGCGCGGAACTCCACCAGCGCCTGCAGCTCGGCGAGGAACCACGGGTCGATGCCGGAAGCCTCGTACACGTCTTCGATGCTGGCGCCGAGGCGCAGGGCCAGCTCGGCATCGTACAAACGCCCCTCGGTCGGGCGGCGCAGATCCTCCAAAATGGCGGCAACGTCGGTGGCTTTATCGCCGGCAAAGGACTCGTCTGGGACGGTCCAGAAACCGGCCTGCTTGTTTTCCAGCGAGCGCAGCACCTTGCCCAGCGCCGCGATATAGTTGCGGCCGAGCGACATGGCCTCGCCCACGGATTTCATGGTGGTAGTGAGCGTATCGTCCGCGCCGGTGAACTTTTCAAACGCGAAGCGCGGCGCCTTCACCACCACATAATCGAGCGTAGGTTCGAAAGCGGCGGGGGTGACGCCCGTGATGTCATTGGTGATCTCGTCCAAGGTGTAGCCGATGGCCAGCTTCGCCGCGATCTTGGCGATCGGGAAGCCGGTGGCCTTGGAAGCCAACGCCGAAGACCGGGACACGCGCGGGTTCATTTCGATGGTGATAATGCGGCCATCGCGCGGATTAATGGCGAACTGGATATTGCAGCCGCCGGTATCCACGCCCACCTCGCGCAGAATCGCGATGCCCTGCGTGCGCAGCTTTTGGAACTCACGGTCGGTCAGCGTCATGGCCGGGGCGACGGTCACCGAGTCGCCGGTGTGCACGCCGAGGGCGTCCACGTTTTCGATGGAACACACGACGACGACGTTATCCTTGGCGTCGCGCATAAGCTCCAGCTCGAACTCTTTCCAGCCGAGGATCGACTCCTCGATCAGCACATTGGCCTCCGGGGATGCGGCCAGGCCACCACCGGCGATACGTTCGAGGTCTTCGTCGGTATAAGCAAGACCGGAACCCAACCCGCCCATGGTGAATGAAGGCCGCACCACCACCGGCAAGCCCAGCTCAGCGACGGTTTCGCGCACCTCCTCCATGTTGTGGCACACGCGAGAGCGGGCGGATTCGCCGCCGACGCGGGCGACAATATCTTTGAACTTCTGCCGATCTTCGCCGCGTTCGATCGCCTCGATATCCGCGCCGATCAGCTCCACGTTGTACTTTTTCAGGGAGCCGCGACGGTCCAGCGCGATCGCCGTATTCAACGCGGTTTGCCCGCCGAGGGTGGCCAGCACGGCGTCGATAGGATGCCCGGCCGCGATCTCCGCTTCAAAAATCTTTTCTATGTATTCCGGCTGGATCGGCTCCACATAAGTGTGGTCCGCAAACTCCGGGTCGGTCATGATCGTCGCCGGGTTCGAGTTAATCAGCGTGACCCGCATGCCCTCCTCTTTGAGGACCCGGCAGGCCTGCGTCCCGGAATAATCGAATTCGCAAGCTTGGCCGATCACAATAGGGCCGGAACCGATCACCAGGACATGTGAAATATCTGTGCGCTTGGGCATGGTGAATTACCTTTCCTGGTTTCCTAGTGTGCGGCCTTGCGGGCGGCCATAATCTCGATAAAACGATCGAACAACGGGTTCGCATCGTGGGGGCCTGCGGCGGCTTCCGGGTGGTACTGCACCGAATACGCGTTGCCGCTATCCAGCGCGACGCCTTCCACCACCTCATCGTTCAAACACACGTGCGTAACGCGTGCGGGCCCGAAATCGGTGGAAAATTGCTGCCCACGCTCCCCCTTCAGCGCGAAGCCGTGGTTTTGCGAGGTGATCTCCACCTTGCCTTTAGCCAGGTCCAGCACGGGCACGTTAATGCCGCGGTGTCCGAACTTCATTTTGTATGTTTCCAGGCCCAGCGCGCGGCCTAGGATTTGGTTGCCAAAGCAGATGCCAAAGAACGGGATATCCGCGGCGAGCACGTCACGCACCACGGCCACCATTTCATCCGCAGTGGCCGGGTCGCCGGGCCCGTTAGATACGAACACACCGTCGGGACGGTAGCCGACGATCTCCGCGTACGGGGTATTGGCGGGCACCACCACGCACCGCACCCCGCGCGCACTGAAATTGCGTATCGAATTTGTTTTCACACCCATGTCGTACGCGACCACCGTGTACTTCTCTTCGCCACTCGGCGGAACCTCGTACACACTATCGGTAGTCACCTCGCGCGCAAGGTCGGCGCCAGCCATGGCCGGTTGCGCCTGCACCTCAGCGAGCAGGTCCTCCAGGGGGCGCGCGGCGTCGGCACCCGAAAAAATACCCGCAGCCACCGAACCATGATTGCGCAGGTGCCGCACCAGGGCCCGCGTATCGACGCCGCGAATGCCGACGATGTCTTGCGCGACCATCTCCTCCGCCAATGTGCGCTTCGAACGCCAGTTGGATACGCGGTGGGCGAGGTCGCGGATAATCACGCCCGCCACCCAGATGCGATCGCCCCGGGATTCGCCATCTTCATCGTTCCAACCGGTATTGCCAATCTGCGGTGCCGTAAACGTCACCAGCTGGCGGTGGAAGGAGGGATCGGTCATGGTTTCCTGGTAGCCGGTCATCGCGGTGGTAAACACGGCCTCGCCGAGGCGGGTACCAACGGCACCGAACGCCTCGCCCTGGAACACGCGACCGTCAGCCAACACAAGGTACGCCGGCTGGTTGCTGGTGGAAGGAGTCACGGAGTCGCCTTTCAAACGGGTGTTCATTATTGTTGTGCCTCAGTTCGCGGCGCCGAGGCGGTGCCGTGCTCGCACGTGACGTGGCCGCGCAGCACGGTGTGCACGACCTTGGTGTGGAATTCCATCCCCTCGTACGGCGTGTTTTCGGATTTCGATGCCATCGCCTCGCCGGAGGCCACCCAGGTGCAATCCGGATCCACCACCGTCAGGTTGGCCGGCTCCCCCACCGCGATCGGACGCCCGTGCCCCGGCAAACGCACGATCTCGCACGGACGTTCGCTCATCACCTTGGCCACCCAGCGCCAATCGGCGAGCCCGGTGCGCACGAAAGTATCGGCGATAATTGCGAGCGAGGTTTCCAAGCCCAGCATCCCGGGGCGCGCATGTTCGAATTCGCAGCACTTTTCCTCGGAGCCGTGCGGGGCATGGTCGGTGGCCACGCAATCGATCACGCCATCGAGAAGCGCCTGGCGCAGCGCCACCGTGTCGTGCGTCTCCCGCAGCGGCGGGTTCACGCGGTTCACGCCGTCATAACTGTACAAACGTTCGTCCGTGAGGATGAGGTGGTGCGGGGTCACCTCCGCCGTCATCGGAATGCCACGCTCCTTGGCCCAGGTAACCAATTCCACGGAGCCGACGGTGGAGGCGTGGCAGATATGCACGCGCCCGCCGTAGTCGCGGGCCAGCAGCGCATCGCGCGCCACGATGGATTCCTCGGCGGCGCGCGGCCACCCACGCAACCCAAGGCGCGCGGCGTGTTCGCCTTCGTGTGCTACCGCGCCTTCGGTGAGCCGGGGTTCCTCACAGTGTTGCGCAAGCAGCACGTCCTGGCCGCGCGAATATTCGATCGCCCGGCGCATGATCTGCGGGTTATCCACGCACTTGCCGTCATCGGAAAACATGCGCACCTTAGCGGCAGATTGCGCCATCATGCCGAACTCCGTGAGCTCCTTGCCCGCCAGACCCTTGGTAATGGAACCGACCGGGTGCACATCGCACAAGCCGATGGCCTGGCCCTTGTACCACACGGATTCGGCGATCACCGGCTGGTCCAAAACCGGCTGGGTATTGGCCATGGTAAACACCGCCGTAAACCCGCCCTGAGCTGCGGCGGCGGACCCGGTGGCAATGGTTTCTGTGTCTTCGCGGCCGGGCTCGCGCAAGTGCACGTGGATGTCCACCAAACCGGGCAACAGCACGTTTCCGCCGCCGTCGAGCACGCGGTCTGCGGTGGTGTCGGCCGCGGCGTCGAGATCCGCGATCACGCCGTCTTGCACCAGTACGTTGACCGCCTCGCCTTCCCCGTAGGGGCGGACATTGCGGATTAATAGGGTGCCGGTTGCGGCCGGGCCGAGCGTACCGGTTTCGGGATATTCAATCATCTTTTCCCCTTGAAGTTTGCGGTAGTTACAGTGCGGGGGAACCGACACCGATAATCAGATTAAACAGCACAGCCATGCGAACATGGACGCCATTGGAGACCTGCTGCAGGATCGCGGTTTGCGGAGCGTCGGCCACGGCATCGTTGATTTCCATGCCGCGCAACATGGGCCCGGGGTGCATCACGATGGCGTGCTCAGGCAGGCTCGCCAGCCGCTGCTTGGACAGCCCGTACAGCGTCGCGTATTCCCGATGCGAGGGGAAGAACCCGCCCAACATACGTTCTTGTTGCACCCGCAGCATCATCACCACATCGGCGTCGCGGATTTCCTCGTCCATGGCGTACGTCGCTCGCACCGGCCACGTATCGACGCCCGTCGGGAGCAACGTCGGCGGCGCCACCAGCACCACCTCAGCACCCAAGGCGGACAACAAATCTACATTCGAACGGACCACGCGGGAATGCAGGCAATCCCCCACGATCACCACTTTGCGGTCGGTGATATTGCCAAGGCGCTGGCGCATCGTCACGGCGTCGAGAAGCGCCTGGGTGGGGTGCTGGTGGGAGCCGTCGCCGGCATTGATCACGCTGGGTCCGTCCAGCCAGCCGGCGACCTGCTGCGCCGCGCCCGAGGACGGGTGGCGCATCACGATCGCATCGGCACCGATTGCGTGCAAAGTAGCGGCGGTATCGCGCAGCGACTCGCCCTTTTTCACGCTCGAGGAGGAGGCGGAAATATTGATCACATCGGCGCTCATCCACTTCCCCGCCGTCTCAAATGAAGACCGGGTACGCGTGGAGTTTTCATAGAACAAAGTAAACACCGTGCGGCCGCGAAGCGTGGGGAGTTTTTTCACCTCCCGATCCAGCAATGCCTCGCGGAACCTATCTGCCTCATCCATGATGTGGAGGATCTCGTCTTTGCTTAAATCCGAGATCGAAAGCAAATGTTTCACAATAAGCTTCCTATTCGCTACGGGTAAGAGTCACTGCATCACGGCCATCAATTTCGGCGAAGGAAACCGCGATATCTTCGGCGCGGGAGGTGGGCAGGTTTTTACCCACATAATCGGCGCGAATTGGCAATTGCCGGTGCCCGCGATCCACAAACACCGCGAGTTGGATTTGCTCCGGGCGGCCGATATCGCGCAATGCATCGAGGGCGGCGCGGATGGTGCGGCCGGAATACAACACATCGTCCACAAGAATGACCGTGGCACCATCTATCCCGGAATCCGGGATCGTGGTTGGGCGCAATGCGCGCCGCGGGTGCGTGCGCAAATCATCGCGGTACAGCGTGATATCCAAAGCCCCTACGGGCACCTCAACCCCCGAGAATTCCTGAATCTTTGCGGCCAATCGTTTAGCCAATGGCACGCCGCCGGAGGGAATACCCAACAGCATGACGGTGCCGGCGTCGGCGGAATCCAACGCCGTTTTTTCAATAATTTGGTGCGCGATGCGTGCGACGGTTCGGCCCACATCGTCTGCACTCAGCAACTCCGTTGTGGCCAAATTGTCTTGCTCCATCGTGACCTCCTTCCCCGCCTCTCGGTGCGGTCCGTTAAAGGATGTCTCCCATTGTGTTAAGAACTGCGAACAACCTTATCATTGCCGCGTGCGGCATCGCTATACAGCTTGGTGCTACCGCGCACCGTCGGTTGCGCACTTCGAAATAGCCCGGGCGGCGGTCGCACACGTGGGGTTTTCCGCTACTTCGGCACGGCGACGGAACGCGCAAAGGTCTATGCTTGAGTGACATCGCAGCGCCAACCCCGGAGGGGACTATCGTCGTGAGTCACACCGCGCAACACTTCGTTCCACACGCCCCAGAGGTGGTTTGGGATTGGTTGTCCCGCCCCGGGGCCGTAGTTCGCCTCGCGCCCAAGTTTGTGCCCATGGTCCCGATCGAAGAGCCCAAGCGCCTCGCCGACGGCACCACCGTGTTTTCGCTGCCCGCCGGCCTGCGCTGGGTGTCCCGCTACAACCTGGTGGACTATGTGCCCGGCCAGCGCGCCACCAGCCTGTGCATCAAGGCCCCGCTCAAGGCGCTGTCGAATTGGCGGCACACGCACACCCTCACCCCGCAGGGCGATGGCACGCTGATTACGGAAGAAGTGCACACGAATATGCCCACCTCTTCCGTGGAGGCGATGCTGGCGTACCGGCAACACCAGCTGGTTTCGGACCTCGCCACCTTGCAAGCCCTCGGCCCGCTGAACGCCAAGCCCAAGGTCATCGCGATGACCGGCACGCACGGCCTAGTGGGCCGCTCGCTGCGGGCGCTGCTGACCACCTCCGGGCATCGCGTGATTTCGCTGGTTCGGGATTTGGAGGAGCCCTCCACCACGCCTGGGGCGATCAATCGCACCGCCGAGGACCAGCGCCTGTGGGATCCGGTTTCCCCCGCCCTAGACCTGCTGGAAGGCGTGGATTGCCTGGTGCATTTGGCGGGCGAACCGCTCGTCGGCAGGTTTCATGAGGAGCACCGACGCGCTATTCGCGCATCCCGCGTGGGGCCGACAGCTGCGCTGGCACGCCGGGCGGCCGCGTCGTCGACATGCACGGTAATGGTGTGCGCCTCGGCGATCGGCTACTACGGGCATGAACACTCGGACACGCCGGTGGACGAAACAGCGCCCAAGGGGGAAGGTTTCCTCGCGGACGTCACCGCCGATTGGGAGGACGCCTGCTCGCCCGCCGTGGATGCCGGAGTGCGGGTGGTCAGCGTGCGCACCGGGGTGACGTTAAGTAGTTGGGGCGGCATCCTTCCAATCGTGCGCACCTTGTTCTCGACGGGCTTAGGTGGGCATGTTGGCTCGGGTGAGCACAGATTGTCATGGATTTCTTTGGACGATTTAACGGATATTTATCGTCTCGCAATTTTGGACGAATCCTTGGTCGGTCCGATCAACGCCGTGGCGCCAAGCCCGATCACGCATCGAGATTTCTCGCGGGAGCTCGGATCGCAGATGGGACGGCCTTCTATCATTCCAATTCCCAGTTTCGGGCCGCGGCTCTTGCTTGGTTCTCAGGGCGCTCAAGAGTTGGTTTTAGCTGATCACAATGTGTGCTCATCCGTACTTACGAGCGAATTCCGGCACCCGACTATCGATAGTGCGCTGGCCCACGAGTTGGGTGGCGAAGGCTTCCGAGATGCGTCGGACACGATAGGCTAAACCTGTGACTGATTCTGAACCCACCGCCGTAACCCTCGATCGCGTTGCGGAAATATTCCAGGCTGAGAAGCTTGAATACATTCCCGAAGAGGAAGGTTTGCTGCGCACGGGCTTCCCTAACGCCGCAGTGAGCCTTGTCATCGAAGGCGATTATTTGCTTTTCGACGCCGCGTGGCGCGGCACCCCACCCAGCGGCGACGCCCCTATTATCCTCGGCGCCGTCAACGAGTGGAACTTGACGCAGATGATGCCAAGCCTGAGTTTCAGTGAAATCACTGAAGGTAGTCTGAATCTGCGGGCACATCGTGGTTTGTATATCGGTCACGGCGCGACGCGCAATCAAATCGGCGCGTTTGTCATGTCCGCAATCGAAAATACCCGGTCGTGTTTTCACTGGCTGGAAACTCAGTTTCCGCAGTATGTTACGTGGGAGGAAGCCGAATGATCAGCGCCGTAACCTTAGAGCGGGTGCGCAGTGCCATGCAATATTTCGGCATCGAACTCGCCCCGCATGAAGAGATCGCCACGGCGAACCTGAATGGCTACCCCGTGACCTTCGCGGTGATCGGCCGCGCGATCCTGATTGTGCGGGCGGATTGCACCACGGACGAACCCGTTGCGGATGGCAATCCCGCCAAATTCTTAGCCTGCAATCATTTCAATGCTTTTAATTTTCAATGCAAGGCGGCGATTATGGACCGCATTGAAAACATTGTGATTCGCACCGAATGCGAAATCATGGTGGCGGCCGGAATGACCGACGATCAATTGCGCGCCGCCCTTAAGGAGTCTGTGGACCACATTCTCCAAGCCCAGAAAGCAATCGCCCAACTCGCAGATTCAATGTCTTAATGCTTACCCCAAATCCTCTTTCCCGTGTCGTTGCTTGGTTAAACCGCGAAGGAATGCGGTTTGAATTGATTGGCGAAACCGTCCGCGTGCGCTCGCAACGCTGGCATGTGGATTTCTCCTACGATGCCACGCTGGACCAGCTCAAAGCGCTGTGCACGTGGGAGGGCAAACCAAGATACGAAAACCTCGACGAATTCATCACCTTTATCACCGACTGGAACTACGAACTCCTGCAGCCGACGGCAATCCTGGAAACCCCCACCCCCACCACCATGGAACTCCGCGGCCGCATTACCCTGCCCAACGCCTCCCTACTGCCGGGCACAAACATCGCGACCTTTGCCATGATGTCCTGGATCATGTGCCAACACCTCATGCTCACCGTGGAATGCTCGCTGCCCGGCGGCAAACTTGGCCTGGCCAACGCCAATCCGTTCCTGATCCAGCCCGAAACGCTGCGCCGAATGGGGCCCGCTTCATGAGGGCCATCAACCTCGCGCGGGTGGCCACCGCCTTTAAAAACATCGGCGTGGAAACGGAGCTCGATTCCAATCAGCTCAATATCATCCAGCTGCGCGTACCCATCGCCGCCTCCGTGGAATCCGGCCAACTCCTCGTCTTGGCGGCCGACTGGGACCTGGAACTTGATAACACCCCTGAGCTGCAGCGCGACCTATTCTTCCGCATCAACGATTTCCACCGCAAATACACCCGCATCAAAATCGCGATGGATACCGAGAACGAACACGCCGTCCTATCATTTTTCGACGTAATCTCCTGCCACCCCGGGCTCAGCGACAGCCTCCTCGAACTCACCCTGCAAAGCAGCCTCGGCGGATTAATCCACGCCGCCTACGAACTCAGCTCCCAAATCCCCGGCGCCGATGTCAGCCCCGCCCCC
Proteins encoded:
- a CDS encoding YbjN domain-containing protein: MTDSEPTAVTLDRVAEIFQAEKLEYIPEEEGLLRTGFPNAAVSLVIEGDYLLFDAAWRGTPPSGDAPIILGAVNEWNLTQMMPSLSFSEITEGSLNLRAHRGLYIGHGATRNQIGAFVMSAIENTRSCFHWLETQFPQYVTWEEAE
- a CDS encoding TIGR01777 family oxidoreductase, coding for MSDIAAPTPEGTIVVSHTAQHFVPHAPEVVWDWLSRPGAVVRLAPKFVPMVPIEEPKRLADGTTVFSLPAGLRWVSRYNLVDYVPGQRATSLCIKAPLKALSNWRHTHTLTPQGDGTLITEEVHTNMPTSSVEAMLAYRQHQLVSDLATLQALGPLNAKPKVIAMTGTHGLVGRSLRALLTTSGHRVISLVRDLEEPSTTPGAINRTAEDQRLWDPVSPALDLLEGVDCLVHLAGEPLVGRFHEEHRRAIRASRVGPTAALARRAAASSTCTVMVCASAIGYYGHEHSDTPVDETAPKGEGFLADVTADWEDACSPAVDAGVRVVSVRTGVTLSSWGGILPIVRTLFSTGLGGHVGSGEHRLSWISLDDLTDIYRLAILDESLVGPINAVAPSPITHRDFSRELGSQMGRPSIIPIPSFGPRLLLGSQGAQELVLADHNVCSSVLTSEFRHPTIDSALAHELGGEGFRDASDTIG
- the pyrR gene encoding bifunctional pyr operon transcriptional regulator/uracil phosphoribosyltransferase PyrR; the protein is MEQDNLATTELLSADDVGRTVARIAHQIIEKTALDSADAGTVMLLGIPSGGVPLAKRLAAKIQEFSGVEVPVGALDITLYRDDLRTHPRRALRPTTIPDSGIDGATVILVDDVLYSGRTIRAALDALRDIGRPEQIQLAVFVDRGHRQLPIRADYVGKNLPTSRAEDIAVSFAEIDGRDAVTLTRSE
- a CDS encoding dihydroorotase produces the protein MIEYPETGTLGPAATGTLLIRNVRPYGEGEAVNVLVQDGVIADLDAAADTTADRVLDGGGNVLLPGLVDIHVHLREPGREDTETIATGSAAAAQGGFTAVFTMANTQPVLDQPVIAESVWYKGQAIGLCDVHPVGSITKGLAGKELTEFGMMAQSAAKVRMFSDDGKCVDNPQIMRRAIEYSRGQDVLLAQHCEEPRLTEGAVAHEGEHAARLGLRGWPRAAEESIVARDALLARDYGGRVHICHASTVGSVELVTWAKERGIPMTAEVTPHHLILTDERLYSYDGVNRVNPPLRETHDTVALRQALLDGVIDCVATDHAPHGSEEKCCEFEHARPGMLGLETSLAIIADTFVRTGLADWRWVAKVMSERPCEIVRLPGHGRPIAVGEPANLTVVDPDCTWVASGEAMASKSENTPYEGMEFHTKVVHTVLRGHVTCEHGTASAPRTEAQQ
- a CDS encoding aspartate carbamoyltransferase catalytic subunit — protein: MKHLLSISDLSKDEILHIMDEADRFREALLDREVKKLPTLRGRTVFTLFYENSTRTRSSFETAGKWMSADVINISASSSSVKKGESLRDTAATLHAIGADAIVMRHPSSGAAQQVAGWLDGPSVINAGDGSHQHPTQALLDAVTMRQRLGNITDRKVVIVGDCLHSRVVRSNVDLLSALGAEVVLVAPPTLLPTGVDTWPVRATYAMDEEIRDADVVMMLRVQQERMLGGFFPSHREYATLYGLSKQRLASLPEHAIVMHPGPMLRGMEINDAVADAPQTAILQQVSNGVHVRMAVLFNLIIGVGSPAL
- a CDS encoding YbjN domain-containing protein, with the protein product MISAVTLERVRSAMQYFGIELAPHEEIATANLNGYPVTFAVIGRAILIVRADCTTDEPVADGNPAKFLACNHFNAFNFQCKAAIMDRIENIVIRTECEIMVAAGMTDDQLRAALKESVDHILQAQKAIAQLADSMS